The following are encoded together in the bacterium genome:
- a CDS encoding IMP cyclohydrolase: MSENYRAKYFSRTESGFPDEVEILGTTYVKVEDLRYGTNPHQGASFYRPKGSSGLPFGDMIQLKSGKSGLSETNYGDLNHGSNIVKYFDRPACAVMKHLNPSGAAVRVGDQDTRTVYLRARDADAIAAFGSTVVFNTKVDADTAKEIMTTVVEVVAAPDFDDDALQILNDHDTYKMNKEIRVIKMPNISSLPKWVGDHAAPTIKTLADGTVVVAEPLLTNIKSAADLAPATTEHAKHGKFVIEKQPTAAQLDDLLFSWYVNLNVRSNGVVIAKNGVTIAVGTGQQDRVTAVRQAIQKAKEKFKGSEGLEGAVMSSDAFFPFRDSVDAAAEAGITAIVQPGGSVRDWESIKACNEHGITMVFTGERCFSHH; the protein is encoded by the coding sequence ATGAGCGAAAATTACAGGGCAAAATATTTCAGCCGCACAGAAAGTGGCTTTCCCGATGAGGTCGAGATTCTAGGGACAACATATGTGAAGGTCGAGGACCTCAGATATGGCACAAACCCACATCAGGGAGCAAGTTTCTATAGACCAAAAGGCTCATCAGGCCTGCCTTTTGGCGATATGATCCAGCTAAAGAGCGGCAAATCCGGTCTATCCGAGACCAACTATGGTGACCTCAACCATGGCTCGAACATAGTGAAATACTTCGACAGACCTGCATGCGCCGTGATGAAACACTTGAACCCAAGCGGAGCCGCAGTCCGGGTCGGCGACCAGGACACTCGCACTGTATATCTTCGCGCACGCGATGCTGATGCCATAGCAGCATTCGGCAGCACAGTAGTCTTCAACACAAAAGTAGACGCCGATACTGCAAAAGAGATCATGACCACCGTGGTCGAGGTTGTTGCCGCGCCCGATTTCGACGATGATGCCCTGCAGATCCTAAACGATCATGATACATATAAGATGAACAAAGAGATCAGGGTCATCAAGATGCCCAATATCTCAAGTCTTCCGAAATGGGTCGGTGACCATGCTGCTCCTACCATAAAGACTCTTGCAGATGGCACTGTCGTTGTGGCAGAACCGTTGCTGACAAACATCAAAAGTGCCGCGGACCTTGCACCCGCTACCACGGAGCACGCAAAACATGGCAAATTCGTTATTGAAAAGCAGCCGACAGCCGCTCAGCTCGATGACCTGCTCTTCAGTTGGTATGTGAACCTCAACGTCCGCTCCAACGGCGTCGTGATCGCGAAAAACGGCGTAACGATTGCGGTCGGCACAGGCCAGCAGGACCGCGTCACTGCTGTCCGCCAGGCAATCCAGAAAGCCAAAGAGAAATTCAAAGGCAGTGAGGGACTCGAAGGAGCTGTGATGAGTTCGGACGCATTTTTCCCTTTCCGCGATAGCGTAGATGCAGCAGCCGAGGCAGGAATCACGGCGATTGTCCAACCAGGAGGCTCAGTCCGCGATTGGGAGTCCATCAAGGCATGCAATGAGCATGGCATTACTATGGTCTTTACCGGCGAAAGGTGCTTCTCACACCACTAA